A single Thunnus thynnus chromosome 6, fThuThy2.1, whole genome shotgun sequence DNA region contains:
- the LOC137184580 gene encoding leucine-rich repeat and transmembrane domain-containing protein 1 isoform X1 gives MRVVLLCALFSLLSLSHACPKECSCNSNTKVVDCRGRGLYDIPRRLHPDTQELYLQDNRIRGLGSMAFREIPLVRILDLSNNSITSVSPTALLGLRTLQRLSLAYNSLRELDKRLLGPIRSLSHLDLSHNSLWGLPGAIGDSLRNLSHLGIAHNRLTRLDRSLLEALGHLDTLTLRGNPWKCDCQLIGLKLWLETYLFKGGVVDEVLCSQPEEMKDRDLQKVPYQLFHACMTTSYHYLFANIHHLESERLLQGHTHGNHAHPSSHTLHVPMAIGEGFGGGGGGGGGGGGGSMPECETKQRQRPVNLRHAIATVIITGVVCGIVCLMMLAAAVYGCAYAAIMAKYQRELKKNEELAAAQGADHATADEKEPLENAIA, from the exons ATGAGAG TGGTACTGCTGTGTgccctcttctccctcctctctttgtcACACGCCTGTCCAAAGGAGTGTAGCTGCAACAGCAACACCAAAGTAGTAGACTGCCGGGGTCGAGGCCTATATGACATCCCCCGACGACTGCATCCAGACACCCAAGAGTTGTATCTTCAAGATAACCGTATCAGAGGGCTGGGATCAATGGCTTTCCGAGAAATACCCCTTGTCCGCATTCTCGATCTATCTAATAACTCTATAACATCTGTTTCACCAACTGCTCTGCTGGGTCTCAGAACTCTGCAGCGCCTCAGCCTGGCCTACAACAGCCTGAGAGAGCTTGACAAGCGGTTGCTTGGACCTATCCGCTCGCTTTCGCACCTTGACCTCTCACACAACAG TCTGTGGGGTTTGCCTGGAGCCATAGGTGACAGTCTGAGAAACCTGAGCCACCTGGGGATAGCGCACAATAGGCTAACACGATTGGACCGTTCCCTTTTGGAGGCCCTTGGCCATCTGGACACCCTCACACTACGAGGCAACCCCTGGAAGTGTGACTGCCAGCTCATAGGCCTCAAACTCTGGCTGGAGACCTACCTATTTAAAG GTGGAGTGGTGGATGAGGTGCTTTGCTCCCAGCCAGAGGAAATGAAGGATAGAGACCTGCAGAAAGTCCCTTATCAGCTCTTCCATGCCTGCATGACCACAAGCTACCATTACCTGTTTGCCAACATACACCACCTGGAGTCTGAGAGGCTACTGCAAGGCCACACCCATGGCAACCATGCTCATCCCTCAAGCCACACCCTCCATGTCCCTATGGCAATTGGAGAGGGATTTGGTggcgggggaggaggaggaggaggaggaggaggtgggagtATGCCAGAGTGTGAAACTAAGCAGAGGCAGAGGCCTGTCAACTTACGCCATGCTATTGCCACAGTAATCATCACCGGTGTTGTGTGTGGGATCGTGTGTCTGATGATGCTGGCTGCCGCAGTGTATGGCTGCGCTTACGCTGCTATCATGGCCAAATATCAAAGGGAGCTAAAGAAGAACGAGGAGTTGGCAGCAGCGCAGGGGGCAGATCATGCCACAGCAGATGAGAAGGAACCACTGGAGAATGCTATCGCCTAG
- the LOC137184580 gene encoding leucine-rich repeat and transmembrane domain-containing protein 1 isoform X2: MAFREIPLVRILDLSNNSITSVSPTALLGLRTLQRLSLAYNSLRELDKRLLGPIRSLSHLDLSHNSLWGLPGAIGDSLRNLSHLGIAHNRLTRLDRSLLEALGHLDTLTLRGNPWKCDCQLIGLKLWLETYLFKGGVVDEVLCSQPEEMKDRDLQKVPYQLFHACMTTSYHYLFANIHHLESERLLQGHTHGNHAHPSSHTLHVPMAIGEGFGGGGGGGGGGGGGSMPECETKQRQRPVNLRHAIATVIITGVVCGIVCLMMLAAAVYGCAYAAIMAKYQRELKKNEELAAAQGADHATADEKEPLENAIA; encoded by the exons ATGGCTTTCCGAGAAATACCCCTTGTCCGCATTCTCGATCTATCTAATAACTCTATAACATCTGTTTCACCAACTGCTCTGCTGGGTCTCAGAACTCTGCAGCGCCTCAGCCTGGCCTACAACAGCCTGAGAGAGCTTGACAAGCGGTTGCTTGGACCTATCCGCTCGCTTTCGCACCTTGACCTCTCACACAACAG TCTGTGGGGTTTGCCTGGAGCCATAGGTGACAGTCTGAGAAACCTGAGCCACCTGGGGATAGCGCACAATAGGCTAACACGATTGGACCGTTCCCTTTTGGAGGCCCTTGGCCATCTGGACACCCTCACACTACGAGGCAACCCCTGGAAGTGTGACTGCCAGCTCATAGGCCTCAAACTCTGGCTGGAGACCTACCTATTTAAAG GTGGAGTGGTGGATGAGGTGCTTTGCTCCCAGCCAGAGGAAATGAAGGATAGAGACCTGCAGAAAGTCCCTTATCAGCTCTTCCATGCCTGCATGACCACAAGCTACCATTACCTGTTTGCCAACATACACCACCTGGAGTCTGAGAGGCTACTGCAAGGCCACACCCATGGCAACCATGCTCATCCCTCAAGCCACACCCTCCATGTCCCTATGGCAATTGGAGAGGGATTTGGTggcgggggaggaggaggaggaggaggaggaggtgggagtATGCCAGAGTGTGAAACTAAGCAGAGGCAGAGGCCTGTCAACTTACGCCATGCTATTGCCACAGTAATCATCACCGGTGTTGTGTGTGGGATCGTGTGTCTGATGATGCTGGCTGCCGCAGTGTATGGCTGCGCTTACGCTGCTATCATGGCCAAATATCAAAGGGAGCTAAAGAAGAACGAGGAGTTGGCAGCAGCGCAGGGGGCAGATCATGCCACAGCAGATGAGAAGGAACCACTGGAGAATGCTATCGCCTAG